GGTGTTGGTTTAGGCTTGTTTTCAATTAGCTCTTTTAACTTTAACCTGTATAAAATAATCTACATTCTGACAATAGCGTGATACCTCTCCTCTGTCCGTTAATTCTGACTTCCTACACATCTTGTAAGCAAAttgcctgcctcagtttcttcccccAAGCTCCTCTCTCTCCTGGGACATCCTGCCCATCCTCTTCTCCCTAGCTACTGTCCATTGgtctctttattaagccaatcagaagaaATGTTAGCAGATGAGGTAAAACAgtggcacatcttcacacagtgtgatctAATATTATGCTTGTGCATGCatacttaaatatatattagGTCAAATCTCTAGTCTCTATGTAAGAAAAATGTGCAGtatcttgtcatttttttctattacacTCTCTTGTTTTTTTCCACTCTCCTCCTAAGCCCTTTCTATTCACAAGTATAAGTACTAATCTTTCTAATATTAATTTCTAATATAATTCAAAAGATGTTAAAATTTACATgttacaccaaaaaaaaaaaaaaaaaagtaaaaaaagccgggcggtggtggcgcacgcttttaatcccagcacttgggaggcagaggcaggcgtatctctgtgagttcgagaccagcctggtctacaagagctagttccaggacaggctccaaaaccacagagaaaccctgtctcgaaaaaccaaaaaaaaaaaaaaaaaaaatttaaatgttaccctaaatactgaagaaattaatgaataaatgtgCAATAGCTATAAAATGCTAATGGTTTATTACAAATGGCATGATCAATCTTTAATGATATTTTaacattgaaaaagaaattttgaaaatctGAATAACATTCTCTGGAATATTTATTAGAGAAATGTGTCACGTTTCTACCACATAAAGGAATTAGTAACTTTTTCTCAGCACTTATGACCATGAGTCTTTTCATTGTTACCCACTGAAAAAAAAGCAGATTTTTCTGCTCAAAGCTCAAAGTTATAATTGTCTTTGGATATAAGTATAAATATGTACGAGGCagttttacttgtttattttataaagaaaatgatagTGAATTTTCTTCTTTGGCTAATCACATgaaatggaaattattttaaagctTAAGCAGTGAGATTGTGCATGCAGAACAAGCGTTCTGTCATTGAGATTCATGACAACACTCTCACTCATAATATTTTGAGGAAATATATAATTATCCACAAAGCCTGTACTAAGTTATATTCTATGgaatgtcttttcatttttcttaatgattaTTCTCATcaaaatgcttgtgtgtgtgcatgtttgattATAGCCATGGTTATTGCACTAAGATTATAACTCAGGATTACTGTTTATATTTCTCTAATAGATAGTATTGagatttttatataattagtTGTCATCCATAGGTCACATtttgagaaatatatatagagaatgttacttagttttaaaaatttgaagatttttttctttataatattttactctttctttatttttccattcaaaaatttacatttcctcccctcctctcattcccctccccctcccccactccccctcctccttcgcCCTCCCTCCTtaggacagggtaccctgccctgtgggaagtccaaggccctccccactacctccaggcctaggaagctttgcatacaaatagactagggtcccaaaaagccagtacatgcagtagaaacaagccCCAGTGCTTTTATcagtggcttctcagtcagcccccattgtcagccacattcagagttcggtttgatcacatgctcattcaatctcggtccagctggatttggtgagctcccattagatcagtaacccagtctcagtgggtggaccaaccccctcatggccctgacttccttgctcatcatctccctccttctgctcttcaactggaccttgggagctcagtccattgctctgatgagggtccctgtctctatctccatccttctcagaatgaagattctatggtgatattcgagataatcttcagtgtgatagtggggcaaggtggccagttcaggcaccctctcctctgctgtccaaggacctagctagggaaatccccgtggacacctgagatcTCCTCTAGatccaagtctcttgccaactctgaaatggctcccttaatgtagatgtCTTCTTacctgctcctatatctgtccttcctccatctctaccctcccactcccccaagctctccccagtcttttccttttcccttctctctcccttctccccttcccccaaccctatccccacccctacccctacccccatgctcccaacttttgcctgatgatcttgtctacttccaatatccagcaggataactatatgtttttctttgggttcaccttcttatttagcttctataggatcccaaattataagctcaatgtcctttatttatggctagaatccaatattcatctttttgggtctgggttacctcacttggaatagttttctatttccatccatttgcatgcaaaattcaagatgtcattgtattttactgctgaatagtatttATTACAATGTTACTTTTTATGGAAAATAAAGCATGTTGCTCTGATTATAATTGTTTTAAGATGAGGAAACTCAAATATGATTTTACTTTGATCAATAATAAtcacaaataaatggaaatgagAATGGATATGTATTAGACACCCCATAGTAAATGTAAAACTTACAGTGATCAATTTTCAGTCTGGAAATAGAGCAATGCTAAAGACTATAAGCATGATCTGCCAGGAATAGAAAATACTATTGAGCTACCACGGGGAATACAGAGTGCAGACACAAAggatatatataaaaacaatacCTACAGTGCTTATACTGCCAGACTAGAGTCAAAGTCCCTCTGATCCAGGAATCCCCATTGGTTTGGGGACAAAAGATTTTTAACTGGAGTGATCACATACTGATCTAATAGATTCGTGTTTTCTGGATTCTTTTGATTTCCTACATCCCTCTGAACGCATTTTCCTTCACGACTCATCCCTGAACTCATATTTCACTTCATTTTCAGTCTCCCGTCACTGTGACCGGtcaatgcacatgtgcacatttgGGATTAGCTATTAACTTTCTGCCTTTCTGCCATAAGTACCTTTGTGAGTATATTATCGTTTCTGAATACAGGAAGACAACATTTTGGTGAGTGAATGTTCACTccaattcattatttaaaaattcatataaaatgcTTAAACTTCAAATACAGTTACAAAAATAGCTCTAttaatttgaaatgaaaacttGCCAGTTTGGTATTaggataaaaatcaaaattttctgATGTATTTGCTAAGGAGAGGTATGGAAAAGGAGGGGACTTGTTTTTTTGAGGGGAGGTCTATTTCATTTGGCTTTTCACATATCAAATATCTGCATGAACAGTACACTCTTtcactatttttcttcttctgaaaatAATGCTTTTTGTTACACactttataattaagaataaaataaaactgcagtCAGGGTGTAAAATATATGAACaaattttacaaagaataaaataaatgcaaattccAATGATAACATTTTGGTGAATGCATAACctgctgtaaaaacaaaagatataattatacataatattCACTCAGATCCCGAATGTTTCTGGAAATCATGAGTCATGATAGCCTCTAAGGTAGGATTTTCATTGCCCTCCAGTTTCTGTGCTATGGtgtactcttttccttctgtgaactgtgacattttcatactaggattgaacccaggaatTTGTGATTGTAAGCAATAATTCAACAAGTAAGCAAAAATTTATGCCCCTTGGTTGCCCTTTGGGTATATGATATTCCATCTAAAATgtgcatttttataatttattaattacctgCATGGTTTCCTTATTTAGGCACATAAAGATGGGATTAAACAATAAATGACATCAGCAAATCCTATTGCTTCTGAAATTTTATGTTCTAGCATTTAACAATATCTTTGAAAAATGATTTGTTAAGGGGTAATCAAAATCTTTaagcaaaattataattacaaattcatataaaattaaaCCTTTGGCATGGATTTTTCAGAAATTCTTTCAAGGCACACTTTACATCTTTATTCCTAAAGCTGTAGATGACAGGGTTCATCATTGGTATCACTAGGGTGTAAAACACAGAAGCCATCTTGTCAGTGTTTAGCGAGTGGTTGGTCCGTGGTTGCAGATACATGAAGAGAAGTGTGCCATAGAACACCGTGACGGCCATCATGTGGGAAGCACAGGTGGAGaaggctttcttccttccttcagatGAACGGATCCTCAAAATTGCAAGGATGATGTTGAAGTAGGATATAAGAACAATAGTCATAGAGAAAAACAAGTTTGTCCCCGAGAAGAAAAATACTACAGTTTCTGGGAGGTAGGTGTCAGAACAGGACAGAGCCAACAGAGGGACATTGTCACAGTAAAAGTGGTTGATTACATTGGAAGAGCAATAACTCACAGAGAAAACACAAGGAGTCACAATGATGGCTGTGAAAAAGCTGAAGAAGTATGTGAGGGAGACCAGCAGAAAGCACACGTGCCGAGACACCACCACCATGTAGAGCAGAGggttgcagatggccacatagcggtcataggccatcacaGCCAGCATGAAGATCTCTGCTACAATGAAAACCAGGAATCCACCCAGCTGGGTGGCACATTCATAGTACAAGGTGGTTTTCTTACTGACTAAGAAATTCACCAGCATTTTAGGAGCAATGACAGTGGAGTTGCCAAGGTTGATGACAGCCAGGTgtctgaggaagaagtacatgggagttTGAAGTCGTGAGTTCACGGTGGTGAGGGTGATGATGCCCAGGTTTCCTGCTGCTGTCAGCATGTAGATGGccaggaagacaaagaaaagtggGACCTGCAGGTCTGGACGATCAGATACCCCCATGAGTATGAACTCTGTGACATGAGTGAGATTCCCAGGAGCCATTTATATTGTTATTTCATCTTTCAATGTGAAAAAGAATATTAAcagtttatcatttttttctgctttaaataataaattgCTATATATCTCATTCGTAgttattttatttagaatgacAATCTTTTGAGCATGTTAAATTGTAGTTACTTTTTCCTTAACTGTGcttaaatatcaaaaaatatcAGAGACTATATTGCCTTGAAAGATTCTTACACAACTGTTTATTCACAttgatattattatattaatcacaACAAGCCACCTGTGAGGACTTGAGCTAGTATCTTTTGATCATTTGGTTATTAACTTTCATTCCTCTTACTtttctgactcagtttcccaCAAACACTTCTCCTCTTTGATAAACTCCATCTTAGTGTCTTACTACAAATTTCAATCTTCTTTAGtcataattcatttattttcccaATTTATCCAGTCCTTCTATGTTCTTCTGACTTCTAGTTATTCAAATTCTATTCTTGCAGCCCATGCTGGAAATTACATTATAGCTTAATCACATTATCGTTACATTGTTTTTAAGAATCttaatgtattttaatacatCATCAACAATATTTTAAGACTGGTTATCATTGTATATCTCATTCTGCCCAATAACTCAGAAATGTCCTCCCAACTACTGTCTCTATACTTGATTACCAGCATGTGGAAAtttatctgaaatatttttatatctagtGGTCAATGCAGTAAATTTATCTGAAATCTTTGCAATATATTAATGTCATTCTTTAACAGTTTGTGATTTTGCTAACTGTAACTGACATGTTTGGTTGTTAGTTGTTTAGTAAATTTTTGTCAGTTTTTAAGAtaactgttttttatattttgtaattgtGTTGTGATTCAAATACAACAGTTGAATCTACAACTGATTTCAGTAGCAATTAGTAGTTAGTACTATTCTCCTGCTTTGAATATCTTGTTGAATTTTCTGAATTAATTCCATCTTATtaccttactaaaactttcaacTTTGAAATACATATAgcaaatatattataattttgtgTAATGTAAACTTTGGGGAAATAGAGTAGATTGCTTAATAATTGAAAAGGTTAGGTAGAAAATATtgtaatatatagaaataaatatgtagaaTATGCTGCTTCAATTGAACACAAATCATATGCACACTATTTCACACTGTACTACATTAATATGTACAAAGATTACATGTCAGTAAAAAGTAAGTGTTTTTAGAATTAGGGCATGTATATCAAACAATACATGCAGTAACAAACCATAATCTAAATCTGATGTGATTGattgaatataaaatgtttatacgATGCATCAAATGTGAATTTGTAGGGTTGATATATCTTTCTTTTATCAATTCCCACTCATATTTTGTGTCATGCTGTGACAGAAATGCTTGTTTTATTAGAAGGCCAGCTTATGGTATATAGCACTGtgataaaattgattttaatgtAACTATTTCCTCTCTAATTGTTACATATAAAATCTGGGTATCATGGACTTTGACATAGTGATTTCTATAAATGTATTATTATCTTAAGAATCAATGCCATCAGCAAATTTTTGGCTAAATATTTGTGGAAATCGCTTTGGAAGCAAGagtttcttaatatattttatatatttatctagGTAAATATTTCATGCACTAAAATATTACAATAAGGCCAATGACATTACATCTTACGTTATTTAATATCACTGAAATAGCAATGCTGTAGAACTGATTGCATgctagcttttatttttgttaaaatcttATTGAAATCACTTATCCTTTCATCTTTAAGTATTTGGTTTCATGCTATTCAAACATATCATCTTTAGGACAGAACCTGAAATTCTCTGGATGTCTCTCTACTCAATTGTGAACAAAAACACTCAACTTTAAGCATCAGTaactctcttccttctgttagacaaaaaataaaaaaggaggaacAACTCACCTTTTACTTTTAGTAATTGTATAAGAAATTTTTAGAAGCACAGAATTATGTATGTCAAAGTTTCAACAGGTGTTCCTGTGTTGTGCCAGTTCTAAAGCAGATTAAAAGCCTATCTATACACTATGGGAAATACACCTCTTCACTGACTGTTACTTCCTCTGAATAAAGAGCTCAGACTAATTAATCAGGAGAGATGCTGGATATAATTAAGCACAAATTTTGCACCTTGATACAACAATCATAGATCAGAAgctgaatctagaaaaaaaaatttcaatcttGACCAAAATTTTGataaattgatttaaaagacACATGAACTCTGAATTCAGATCAATGAAACAATTGGCACGACTTACCTATAAAAACCATCTACTATAACCTATTACCAGTATGACCTCATGAAGACAAGTGAAAAGTTTTAAATACGTCTGTCCCTAAAGATTTCCTCATTAAGCtgtatttgcttgtttgcttaaGTCTCTGAACATGAGAAACAAATTTTCTATGTAAATGGTTAAttccagagggaaagaaagacaaatggcGAGCTCATTAGTTAAGTCCCCAGTCAACTTTTCAAAGACGGTGAAACATGAATGCTGCCCACTGCTTCGTCTGAATGTTCACATTAGCAGATGGATGCAATGATTTCATCAgcttatttcttctttgtttcttttgtggtgTTTCTCTGTACAACATATTAAGTAGAGCGTAGTgagaatctccctgggaaggagatcTGTCTTAGCgattgtttttattaatgtgaagagacaccatgaccatgacaactcatAAAGAAACATGTAATTGAGGTGACTCACTTAGATTTGCAGAGGCTCATTCTATTATCACAATGTGGGGGAGTATTAGTGGCACTCAGGCAAATGTAGTGCTGGTTATATCTTGATATGCGGCCACAGGAAGTGGACTGACACACTGAGAAGTTTCCAGAGCATGGACAACCTTAAAACCTGCCCCCAGAATCACTTCCTTTAAGgaggccatatctactccaacaaaaccacacctcctaatggtgtcCCTCTCTGTGAGCTTAAGGGGACCAAATACAATTAACCTACAACAAGATCCAATTAGTAAAACCATAGAAAGTGGCATAgggatttaattttaaatataggtATAAAATGAATGTAAACTTAATATTTTCCTTCAAGATGATATGAGACTTTAAACCcatttattatatagtatatatttactaAGGAATCGTATAGTTGTACCATGCAGTAGTAATTTGTTTAATTCTTCTAAAAGTTCAAAAAGTACACAATTTTTAGTTCAGCAAAAAATTATAGGGCtagattatttcattttctaaatcaATTAGTATATTTTCCCTGCCAGTCAGGTCACATACACTTCATTTGGGCAGAGGTGGAGTGATTTTTATTGAGGAAAActtgatttataatttttctattatgaatatattttaagatctttttgtttttgtcatttctgaaaagaattttaaatttaaatatattgatCATATTTTCCTGCTCCCCCAAGTTCTTCAAGatcctttccccctccctaccCACTGAAATTTAACtcctttttcaaaaagaaacaggaacagtattttattttatttatttattatttatttatttattatagatttctgcctcctccccgccaccgcctcccatttccctccccctcctccaatcaactccccctccctcagcagcccaaagagcagtcagggttccctgtcttgtgggaagtccaagtatctctcacctccttccaggtctagtaaggtgagcatccaaacagcctaggctcccacaaagccagtacatgcaggaggatcaaaacccagtaccgttgtttttgacttctcagcagccctcattgtccgctatgttcagtgagtccagttttatcccatgctttttttagacccagtccagctggccttggtgagttcccgaaaaaccatccccattgtctcagtgtgtgggtgcacccctcgcggtcctgagtttctcgctcatgttctctctccttctgctcctcatttgggccttggaatttcagtccggtgctccaaaaaaaagaacagtattttaataaaacaaagccaacacaataaaaccaaacatcaaaagaaaaagcaacaacaaaactccacTGAACTGTAATGAAATAAAAGTGCACAATAAAATTGTGATGTCGAATACTcccacaaccaaaaatatattttaatatatttaatttaaattaatattattaaatataattgaaTTTTAATTCATGTGGGTACATGCACCTGTGAGTAGATATGTGCACGAGTGCAGGCATCTGCAGAGAAAGGAGAGTGGCACTTGCTCCCAAGAAACTACAATTAGATCCAGTTGTAATCAACCTGATATGGGTGCTTGAAGCAGAACTCAGAACCTAGGTTAGAACATTATGTattttaactactgaaccatcttgccagtccctaaaattatttttacaaatattttgctaatattttcttttattcagcATCACCATGTATGATTATGTCTACATATGTGCCAGTGTGAATACACAAAGGTTAGAACACACCTTTCTGGAATCAGCGCTTTCCTTCAAGCTTTGTTGAGTGTTGTCACGTGTGGCAAGTGcatttaatcactgagccaccttacATGTAATCTGTTCCAAATGTTATAATCTCTAGAAATGAAAACCTATTGCATCACTACTATGTCCTCAACTCAGGTTATGTTTTCATGGATACTctgtttttctaatttatttaaagttcttgttctAACCAGCATTTTATACTTTTGATGACCATTGTAAAGAATATTAGATTCAGTGAAACAAATTTTCTTGGTAATTGTTTTATCcaattctattttttataaaaattgtacGGTATAGGAAAATATATGAAACATGTTGAAATTCTAGTGACTTTGCATAATAATGAAATGCAAAATGAATTTCAACATAATTGATATAAACAATTGCAAATGTCATCACACTTTATTCTTTATGATCTGTCATTTGATGTGTAATCAAAACTGCTGTTGTTTATATTAGAAATGTactttccatataaagttgattattgtcttctccagatctgtgaagaattttgatgggattttgatggggattgcattgaatctatagattgcttttggtagaattgccatttttactatgttgatcctcccaatccaagagcaagggagatccttccattttctggtgtcctcttcaatttctttcttcaaagacttaaagttcttgtcaaatagatctttcacttccttggtcagagttaccccaagatattttatgctatttgtggctatcatgaaaggtgatgattctctgatttccctctctgcttccttatccttattgtataggaaggcaactgattttttggagttgatcttgtatcctgccacattactaaaggtgtttatcagctgtaggagttcttt
This genomic window from Chionomys nivalis chromosome 2, mChiNiv1.1, whole genome shotgun sequence contains:
- the LOC130870053 gene encoding olfactory receptor 8J3-like; this translates as MAPGNLTHVTEFILMGVSDRPDLQVPLFFVFLAIYMLTAAGNLGIITLTTVNSRLQTPMYFFLRHLAVINLGNSTVIAPKMLVNFLVSKKTTLYYECATQLGGFLVFIVAEIFMLAVMAYDRYVAICNPLLYMVVVSRHVCFLLVSLTYFFSFFTAIIVTPCVFSVSYCSSNVINHFYCDNVPLLALSCSDTYLPETVVFFFSGTNLFFSMTIVLISYFNIILAILRIRSSEGRKKAFSTCASHMMAVTVFYGTLLFMYLQPRTNHSLNTDKMASVFYTLVIPMMNPVIYSFRNKDVKCALKEFLKNPCQRFNFI